CGGCAGCCGGATGGCTCCTTATATCACGAAGAGCTAATGGGCATTCACGGCTTTTCAGGGATTCAATCGCTGCTTTATCATCTGCATCCACCAACGCAGGTTGACAAAATTTTGTTGCGAGAAACGATCGCCCTAGAGTTTGAAGAATTGGGGGCGTTACGGCATCGTCACTTGAGAACGAGTCAAGCAGCGAAAAAAGGAGATGCAATCACGGCTCGAATTCCGCTCATGGCGAATCGGGATGTGTGTATTTCGATCGCCCACCCCACAGCGCCGATGTCGTACTGGTATCGGTTTGCTCATGGGGATGAAGTCATTTTTATTCATGAGGGCAGCGGTGTTTTAGAGAGCCAGTACGGGCTGCTGCCTTATCGCCCCGGGGATTATGTGGTGATTCCAACTGGAGTCATTTGGCGGATCTTGCCGGACGCTGACATGGTTCAACGGATGCTGATTATCGAAGCCCAGGGGCATATTGAACCACCTGCCCGGTATCTCAATCGCTACGGTCAATTTTTGGAACATGCACCTTACAGCGAGCGGGATTTGGGGTTACCCGAAATGCTGACGCCCCATGATGAAGTGGGTGAGTTTGAAGTCCGAGTCAAAGCTCGTGATCGAATCACTGCCTACATCTATCGCCACCATCCCTTAGATGTGGTGGGTTGGGATGGATATCTCTACCCCTATACGTTCAACATTGCCGACTTTGAACCTGTCACCGGACGCATTCACCAGCCGCCGCCTGTCCATCAAACTTTTGAAGCACCGGGCTTTGTGATCTGCTCCTTTGTGCCTCGCCTGTTTGATTATCATCCGCTGGCAATTCCTGCCCCCTACAATCACTCCAATGTTGATTCAGATGAAGTTCTCTACTATGTGGAGGGCAACTTT
The Trichocoleus sp. genome window above contains:
- a CDS encoding homogentisate 1,2-dioxygenase produces the protein MTHYYRLGTIPHKRHTQFRQPDGSLYHEELMGIHGFSGIQSLLYHLHPPTQVDKILLRETIALEFEELGALRHRHLRTSQAAKKGDAITARIPLMANRDVCISIAHPTAPMSYWYRFAHGDEVIFIHEGSGVLESQYGLLPYRPGDYVVIPTGVIWRILPDADMVQRMLIIEAQGHIEPPARYLNRYGQFLEHAPYSERDLGLPEMLTPHDEVGEFEVRVKARDRITAYIYRHHPLDVVGWDGYLYPYTFNIADFEPVTGRIHQPPPVHQTFEAPGFVICSFVPRLFDYHPLAIPAPYNHSNVDSDEVLYYVEGNFMSRKGIERSSITVHPNGVPHGPHPGMYEGSIGKEKTDELAVMIDTFRPLQFTRQAVDLEDKQYSHSWTI